A DNA window from Candidatus Protochlamydia phocaeensis contains the following coding sequences:
- the tkt gene encoding transketolase — protein MSKIANTIRGLSMDAVQKADSGHPGLPMGCAELGAYLYGAALRHNPKNPTWLNRDRFILSAGHGSMWLYACLHLAGYKVSLEDIKHFRQLHSVTPGHPESFMTEGVETTTGPLGQGVGNAVGQALGFKLLAAKFNTDNHKIFTNKVYVLMGDGCVMEGISAEVSSLAGHLKLDNLVALYDANQVCLDGPLAEACSEDTKARYLAYGWDVYEIDGNDLDAIDAVFTKIHQRQERPCLIIARTIIGKGAPNKAGTYKSHGSPLGPEEVKAAKEALEIPQEEFYVPQAVMNFFQNKLIHDAQEEEKWHQTFEAWTRENPEKAKELEAMMRHQVPQDIEQRLAQLAIKAPISGRKASQEVINLLADSFPQLYGGSADLSSSDMTSMKKFPLVGPGQFQGRNIKYGVREFGMATMATGLYQTGLIVPFIGTFLAFSDYMRNAIRLAALQHAQVIYQFTHDSIFLGEDGPTHQPVEHYAALRAIPHLQVIRPADSREVKMAWIAALKYKGPTALILSRQNLPDLEATDIPYAEGMGRGAYIVKKEKSKPDFTLLATGSELSLALNVAEELEKLGKSVRVISMPCWELFEKQEADYKESLLGGDIGKRVSIEAGVDLGWHKYIGRDGIAICMESFGASAPASVLAKEYGFTVEDILERIL, from the coding sequence ATGTCTAAAATTGCCAATACCATCCGGGGGCTTTCCATGGATGCCGTGCAAAAGGCGGATTCCGGCCATCCGGGGCTGCCGATGGGATGCGCTGAACTAGGCGCTTATTTATATGGGGCTGCTCTGCGCCATAATCCTAAAAATCCCACATGGCTTAATCGCGACCGTTTTATTTTATCAGCAGGCCATGGGTCGATGTGGCTGTATGCCTGCTTGCACTTGGCCGGATATAAAGTTTCTCTAGAAGATATTAAGCATTTTCGGCAACTGCATTCCGTTACTCCTGGGCATCCTGAATCTTTTATGACGGAAGGCGTAGAGACGACGACGGGGCCATTGGGCCAAGGGGTTGGCAATGCGGTCGGACAGGCATTGGGTTTTAAGCTTCTGGCTGCCAAATTCAACACGGACAACCATAAAATTTTTACTAATAAAGTTTATGTTTTAATGGGCGATGGCTGTGTGATGGAAGGCATTTCGGCAGAGGTTTCTTCTCTTGCGGGACATTTAAAGCTGGACAATTTGGTCGCCCTCTACGATGCCAATCAAGTTTGCTTAGACGGTCCTTTAGCTGAGGCGTGTTCGGAAGATACAAAGGCGCGCTACCTCGCCTATGGGTGGGATGTTTATGAAATCGACGGCAACGATTTAGACGCCATCGATGCCGTTTTTACCAAAATCCATCAACGGCAAGAGCGTCCTTGTCTGATCATCGCGCGCACAATTATCGGGAAAGGCGCTCCTAATAAAGCGGGAACTTATAAATCGCACGGGTCTCCATTAGGACCAGAAGAAGTAAAAGCAGCCAAAGAAGCCCTCGAAATTCCTCAAGAAGAGTTTTATGTTCCTCAGGCTGTTATGAATTTTTTCCAAAATAAGCTCATCCATGATGCCCAAGAAGAAGAAAAATGGCATCAAACTTTTGAAGCTTGGACGAGGGAAAATCCTGAGAAGGCTAAAGAATTAGAGGCGATGATGCGCCATCAAGTCCCGCAAGACATCGAACAGAGATTAGCCCAGTTGGCCATCAAAGCGCCTATTTCAGGGCGCAAGGCTTCTCAAGAAGTGATCAACTTGCTAGCTGATTCATTCCCCCAACTCTATGGTGGATCGGCCGATTTGTCCTCATCTGATATGACTTCAATGAAAAAATTTCCTTTGGTAGGCCCGGGTCAATTCCAAGGACGCAATATTAAGTATGGTGTCCGCGAATTCGGCATGGCGACCATGGCAACGGGCCTTTATCAGACAGGGCTTATCGTTCCCTTTATTGGAACGTTCTTAGCTTTCTCGGATTATATGCGCAACGCCATTCGTTTAGCAGCTTTGCAGCATGCTCAAGTGATCTACCAGTTCACGCACGATTCGATCTTTTTAGGAGAGGACGGGCCTACCCATCAACCGGTTGAACACTATGCGGCTTTAAGGGCAATTCCTCATTTGCAAGTGATCCGTCCGGCCGATAGCCGCGAAGTTAAAATGGCCTGGATTGCTGCTCTAAAATACAAAGGACCCACAGCCTTGATTTTATCCCGTCAAAATTTGCCTGACCTGGAAGCGACGGATATTCCTTATGCAGAAGGAATGGGCCGCGGAGCTTATATTGTGAAAAAGGAAAAATCGAAGCCCGATTTTACCTTGCTGGCAACGGGATCCGAGCTGTCTTTAGCCTTAAATGTGGCGGAGGAGTTGGAAAAGTTAGGCAAGTCTGTGCGCGTCATCTCTATGCCCTGCTGGGAACTGTTTGAAAAGCAAGAGGCTGATTATAAAGAGAGCTTGCTAGGCGGAGACATCGGCAAACGTGTCAGCATTGAAGCCGGAGTGGATCTTGGCTGGCATAAATATATCGGCCGAGACGGAATAGCCATTTGCATGGAAAGTTTTGGCGCATCAGCCCCAGCTAGCGTATTGGCCAAAGAATATGGCTTTACGGTGGAAGATATCCTGGAGCGGATTTTGTAA